One genomic region from Pseudoduganella lutea encodes:
- a CDS encoding phosphatidate cytidylyltransferase has product MLPFLTSGSQISIAMTALYGLLGIISLLVQRLAAPTGTLRNQVNAWWRIFPIVTIALLLYPAGPWLLAGLICLLAVRELAPYVDERPAVYRRNAMLAIAAVAIMEWLVPTPLPVLIPALIVVQFIVFRVGRRKSSLVYLLTWLTIAAAWVIVQFIDIPPGPATSLAWLFYLFIVTALNDIGQFVGGKLFGNRKIAPTISPNKTWQGLAGGVIVSQLVTLVLASYLQLGSPGTMAGYAVLLSLGGFFGDLLFSAAKRYLGIKDFSQLIPGHGGILDRIDSLVVTAPLLYILLLTTEGITS; this is encoded by the coding sequence ATGCTCCCCTTCCTGACATCCGGTTCCCAGATCAGCATCGCCATGACGGCGCTGTATGGCCTGCTCGGCATTATCTCCCTGCTTGTGCAGCGCCTGGCGGCGCCCACGGGAACGCTGCGCAACCAGGTCAATGCATGGTGGCGTATCTTCCCGATCGTCACGATCGCACTGCTGTTGTATCCGGCCGGCCCTTGGCTTCTTGCCGGTCTGATCTGCCTGCTCGCAGTCCGTGAACTGGCACCCTATGTTGACGAGCGGCCAGCCGTCTACCGCCGTAACGCGATGCTGGCCATCGCTGCTGTCGCAATCATGGAATGGCTCGTGCCGACACCGCTGCCAGTGCTGATTCCCGCACTCATCGTTGTGCAATTCATCGTCTTTCGAGTCGGGCGCCGTAAATCATCGCTCGTTTATTTGCTCACGTGGTTGACGATTGCGGCGGCCTGGGTGATCGTGCAATTCATCGATATTCCTCCCGGCCCCGCCACCAGCCTTGCATGGCTGTTCTACCTCTTCATCGTTACTGCTCTCAACGATATCGGGCAGTTTGTCGGTGGCAAACTGTTCGGCAATCGCAAGATCGCACCGACGATCAGCCCGAACAAGACATGGCAGGGCCTTGCCGGTGGCGTGATCGTCTCGCAACTGGTTACCCTGGTACTGGCCAGCTACCTCCAGCTTGGATCGCCCGGCACCATGGCCGGATATGCCGTGCTGCTGTCGCTGGGCGGCTTCTTCGGCGACCTCCTGTTTTCGGCGGCAAAACGCTACCTCGGCATCAAGGATTTTTCCCAGCTGATCCCCGGCCACGGCGGTATTCTTGACCGTATCGACAGCCTGGTCGTCACCGCACCGCTGCTGTACATCCTGCTCCTCACCACGGAAGGCATCACCTCATGA